In one Solanum lycopersicum chromosome 11, SLM_r2.1 genomic region, the following are encoded:
- the ABCG48 gene encoding pleiotropic drug resistance protein 2: MEVTLGQDELAKSMSRRSMSKSIRSVSSRSWASASVREVMFTEPGGGDVFQKSARENDDEQELKWAAIERLPTYDRLRKGILRQTLDDGKINYHEVDVVHLGLQDRKQILESILKVVEEDNERFLRRLRGRTDRVGIEIPKIEVRFEDLCIDGDAYVGSRVLPTLWNASINFVEGFLEKIKIVPSKKRVVNILRDVSGIVRPSRMTLLLGPPGSGKTTLLKALAAVLDKDLRVNGRISYCGQELSEFIPQRTCAYISQHDVHHGEMTVKETLDFAGRCLGIGTRYELLTELLRREKDAGIKPDPEIDAFMKATAVAGQESSLVTDYVLKILGMDICADILVGDDMRRGISGGQKKRLTTGEMLVGPAKVFFMDEISTGLDSSTTFQIVKYMRQMVHIMDVTMIISLLQPAPETYDLFDDIILLSEGNIIYQGPREHVLEFFEGVGFKCPERKGVADFLQEVTSLKDQEQYWFRRNEPYRYISVAEFAERFRNFHVGQQLLDDLRVPYDKNKAHPAALVTEKYGISNTELFKACLSREWLLIKRNSFLYIFKMFQITVMSIITFTVFFRTEMKTGQLADGGKFYGALFFSLINIMFNGTAELALTIFRLPVFFKQRDSLFYPAWAFTLPIWLLRIPISFIESLIWVLLTYYTIGFAPDFTRFLRQFLVFFALHQSALSLFRFVAALGRSQVVANTFATFTILIVFLLGGFIVAKDDLEPWMRWGYYLSPMTYGQNAIAINEFLDERWNTPNDDTRFSEPTVGKVLLKARSMYTSDYAFWLCVVALFAFSFLFNICSILALTYLNPFGDSRSVSSDDSKSKKTKRTEWTSASSAPLTEGIVMDVRNTNNSSIEESKKRGMVLPFQPLSLAFNHIDYYVDMPAEMKDQGVDETRLQLLRDVSGAFRPGVLTALVGVSGAGKTTLMDVLAGRKTEGYIEGSINISGYPKNQSTFARISGYCEQNDIHSPHVTVYESLVYSAWLRLSPDVKEYTRKNFVEEIMELVELNPLRDSLVGLPGVDGLSTEQRKRLTIAVELVANPSIIFMDEPTSGLDARAAAIVMRTVRNTVDTGRTVVCTIHQPSIDIFEAFDELLLMKRGGQVIYAGPLGHHSHLLIEYFQSIPGVPGIKEGYNPATWMLDISSPAVEAQLQVDFTHIYVNSELYRRNQELIKELSIPAPGSKDLHFPTEFSQPFFEQCKACFWKQHLSYWRHPQYNAFRFAMTTMIGVIFGIIFWNKGNQLFKLQDLLNIVGAMYAAVMFLGGTNTLAVQSIVAVERTVFYREKAAGMYSALPYAFAQVAIETIYIAIQTFIYSFILYAMIGFHWTVGKFFLFYFFVFMCFVYFTMYGMMLVALTPNYHIAAIVMSFFLSFWNLFSGFVIPRTQIPIWWRWYYWASPVAWTIYGLVTSQIGDKNNPIVIPGGGEVSIKLYLKDSFGFEYDFLGVVAVVHVAWAVFFCFVFAYAIKFLNFQKR, translated from the exons ATGGAGGTAACATTAGGCCAGGATGAGCTGGCTAAGTCAATGAGTCGTCGATCTATGAGTAAGAGTATTCGATCAGTAAGTTCGAGGAGTTGGGCATCAGCCAGTGTTAGAGAAGTGATGTTTACAGAACCAGGAGGTGGTGATGTTTTTCAGAAAAGTGCACGTGAAAATGACGATGAACAAGAGCTAAAATGGGCTGCTATTGAGAGACTTCCTACTTACGATAGGCTAAGGAAAGGGATTTTGAGACAAACGTTAGACGATGGAAAGATTAATTATCACGAAGTTGATGTTGTTCATCTTGGATTACAAGATAGGAAACAGATTTTAGAAAGTATACTTAAAGTTGTTGAGGAAGATAATGAGAGGTTTCTTAGAAGACTTAGAGGCAGGACTGATAG GGTTGGAATTGAGATTCCGAAAATCGAAGTTCGTTTTGAGGATCTTTGTATTGATGGAGATGCATATGTTGGATCTAGAGTATTGCCTACTCTATGGAATGCTTCAATCAATTTCGTAGAG GGGTTTCTTGAAAAGATCAAGATTGTGCCTTCGAAGAAACGGGTTGTTAACATACTGCGTGATGTGAGTGGAATCGTAAGACCCTCAAG GATGACGTTACTTCTGGGGCCGCCTGGTTCTGGAAAAACTACATTGCTAAAAGCACTTGCTGCGGTGCTAGACAAGGACCTAAGA GTGAACGGAAGGATCAGTTACTGTGGTCAGGAACTGTCGGAGTTTATACCTCAAAGGACATGTGCTTATATTAGTCAGCATGATGTTCATCACGGAGAGATGACAGTTAAAGAGACGTTGGATTTTGCTGGACGTTGTTTAGGAATTGGAACAAGATATGAGCTCCTTACTGAATTGTTAAGGCGCGAGAAGGATGCAGGAATCAAACCCGATCCTGAAATAGATGCATTTATGAAAGCTACAGCTGTTGCAGGCCAAGAATCTAGTCTTGTCACAGACTATGTTCTTAAG ATACTTGGGATGGATATATGTGCTGATATATTGGTCGGTGATGATATGAGAAGGGGTATCTCTGGTGGACAGAAGAAGCGACTCACAACCG GAGAAATGTTGGTTGGCCCTGCTAAAGTTTTCTTCATGGATGAAATATCAACTGGCCTCGACAGCTCTACCACATTTCAAATTGTGAAATACATGAGGCAGATGGTTCATATTATGGATGTAACCATGATAATCTCTCTTCTACAACCTGCACCGGAAACCTATGATCTTTTCGATGACATTATATTGCTTTCTGAGGGAAATATTATCTACCAAGGTCCACGTGAGCATGTCTTGGAGTTTTTCGAGGGTGTTGGATTCAAATGCCCAGAAAGGAAAGGAGTTGCTGACTTTCTGCAAGAGGTTACTTCTCTAAAGGACCAAGAACAGTATTGGTTCCGAAGAAATGAACCTTACCGATATATTTCAGTGGCTGAATTTGCTGAACGATTTAGAAATTTTCATGTTGGGCAACAACTTCTTGATGACCTTAGAGTTCCTTATGACAAAAACAAAGCCCATCCTGCTGCACTGGTTACGGAGAAGTATGGTATCTCCAACACGGAACTCTTCAAGGCATGCTTATCGAGAGAATGGCTATTGATAAAGCGGAACTCCTTCTTATACATATTTAAGATGTTCCAGATCACTGTGATGTCAATAATTACCTTTACAGTATTCTTTAGGACAGAGATGAAAACTGGTCAGCTCGCAGATGGAGGCAAATTTTACGGTGCCTTGTTTTTCAGCCTCatcaatataatgtttaatggTACAGCAGAGCTTGCACTTACCATTTTCAGACTTCCTGTGTTCTTTAAACAGCGAGATTCTTTGTTTTACCCAGCTTGGGCTTTCACTCTTCCTATTTGGCTTTTAAGGATTCCCATTTCGTTTATCGAATCACTGATATGGGTCTTACTTACTTATTACACCATCGGGTTTGCTCCTGATTTTACTAG GTTTTTGCGCCAATTCTTGGTCTTTTTTGCTTTGCATCAGTCGGCTCTATCTCTATTCCGTTTTGTTGCTGCACTTGGAAGGTCTCAAGTAGTTGCTAATACATTTGCAACTTTCACAATACTGATAGTCTTTCTGCTTGGTGGTTTCATTGTTGCAAAAG ATGACCTCGAACCATGGATGAGATGGGGCTACTACTTATCTCCTATGACGTATGGACAGAATGCAATTGCCATCAATGAGTTTCTGGACGAAAGATGGAATACT CCCAACGACGACACAAGATTTTCTGAGCCAACAGTCGGCAAGGTTCTTCTCAAGGCAAGGAGCATGTACACTTCAGACTATGCTTTCTGGCTCTGTGTTGTTGCCCTATTTGCGTTCTCGTTTTTGTTCAACATTTGCTCTATCTTGGCACTGACATACCTAAACC CATTTGGAGATTCTAGATCAGTTAGTTCGGATGATAGCAAAAGTAAGAAAACGAAGCGAACAGAATGGACTTCAGCATCTTCAGCTCCACTGACTGAAG GTATAGTTATGGATGTAAGGAACACTAACAACTCAAGTATTGAAGAGTCCAAGAAAAGAGGAATGGTTCTTCCTTTCCAGCCACTGTCCCTTGCATTTAATCATATCGACTATTATGTCGATATGCCAGCT GAAATGAAAGACCAAGGAGTTGACGAGACTCGTCTCCAATTGTTACGAGATGTTAGTGGTGCTTTCAGACCTGGAGTTCTTACAGCCTTAGTTGGTGTGAGTGGTGCTGGAAAGACCACGTTAATGGATGTCTTAGCAGGAAGGAAAACGGAAGGCTACATTGAAGGAAGCATCAACATTTCTGGCTATCCAAAGAATCAGTCAACGTTTGCTCGCATAAGTGGTTATTGTGAACAGAATGACATTCATTCTCCACATGTTACTGTTTATGAGTCATTGGTATACTCAGCTTGGTTGCGTCTCTCTCCAGATGTAAAAGAGTACACACGGAAG AATTTCGTCGAGGAAATAATGGAGCTGGTTGAGTTGAATCCACTGAGGGACTCCCTCGTAGGACTTCCAGGGGTAGACGGTCTCTCAACTGAACAGAGGAAGAGGCTGACTATAGCTGTAGAGCTGGTAGCAAATCCATCTATTATTTTCATGGATGAACCGACATCAGGACTTGATGCTAGAGCTGCAGCAATTGTGATGCGAACTGTGAGAAACACCGTGGATACCGGGAGAACTGTTGTCTGCACTATCCATCAGCCAAGCATAGATATCTTTGAAGCATTTGATGAG CTGTTATTGATGAAAAGAGGAGGACAAGTCATATATGCAGGGCCTCTTGGTCATCATTCTCACCTACTGATCGAGTATTTTCAA TCTATTCCAGGGGTTCCTGGAATCAAAGAGGGATATAATCCTGCTACTTGGATGCTGGACATCTCGTCTCCGGCTGTTGAGGCTCAACTTCAAGTAGACTTTACTCACATTTATGTCAACTCTGAGTTGTATAG GAGGAATCAAGAACTTATCAAAGAACTAAGCATTCCTGCGCCAGGATCCAAAGATCTTCATTTCCCCACGGAATTCTCCCAACCGTTTTTTGAACAGTGCAAGGCTTGCTTTTGGAAACAACACTTGTCCTATTGGAGGCATCCACAGTATAATGCCTTTCGGTTTGCTATGACAACAATGATAGGAGTAATATTCGGAATCATTTTTTGGAACAAGGGGAACCAACT GTTCAAACTACAAGACCTGTTAAATATCGTTGGAGCTATGTATGCTGCTGTCATGTTCCTAGGTGGAACTAATACTTTAGCTGTACAGTCTATTGTTGCTGTAGAAAGGACTGTTTTTTATCGCGAAAAAGCAGCAGGAATGTATTCAGCACTTCCTTATGCATTTGCTCAA GTTGCAATAGAGACTATCTATATTGCAATTCAAACTTTTATTTACAGTTTCATTCTATACGCGATGATTGGATTCCACTGGACAGTTGGAAAGTTCTTCTTGTTCTACTTTTTCGTATTCATGTGTTTCGTCTACTTCACTATGTACGGAATGatgcttgttgcactcactccaaactACCACATTGCTGCAATCGTAATGTCATTCTTCCTCAGCTTTTGGAACTTGTTCTCCGGTTTCGTCATTCCAAGAACA CAAATTCCTATATGGTGGAGGTGGTATTATTGGGCTTCTCCAGTTGCATGGACAATATATGGCCTTGTAACGTCTCAAATAGGCGACAAGAACAACCCCATTGTGATTCCAGGAGGCGGCGAGGTATCAATAAAGCTGTATCTGAAGGACAGCTTTGGTTTTGAGTATGACTTCCTGGGAGTTGTTGCTGTAGTTCATGTTGCTTGGGCTGTGTTCTTCtgttttgtttttgcttatgcCATCAAGTTCTTGAATTTCCAAAAGAGATAA